The following are encoded together in the Salvia hispanica cultivar TCC Black 2014 chromosome 6, UniMelb_Shisp_WGS_1.0, whole genome shotgun sequence genome:
- the LOC125192408 gene encoding pyruvate kinase isozyme A, chloroplastic-like: MAAVGDLAVKFGGMIKKEGAFDFKNGVFGVPIKRNEVCALNLRKLRAGESRIGGVQAVMQVGVESDAGVSPDSKSLERALGFDVVTEVELREKGFLGLRKTKLVCTIGPACCSLDDLEKLAMGGMNVARLNMCHNTREWHQDLIRKIKKLNEEKGFCVSLMIDTEGSQIHVVDHGSPSTVKAEEGSVWFFTNEKFEGSRPFTIQANYEGFAEGIQVGDEIVFDGGMATFKVVEKVGNDLRCQCTDPGLLLPRAKLSFWRDGKLVEKNYQLPTLSPKDWSDIDFGISEGVDFIAMSFVNDANAVTHLKNYISTKSSKSIQVLAKIESLEALHKLHEIVAASDGIMIARGDLGVEIPLEQIPTVQEEITYVCRQLNKPVLVASQLLESMVEYPTPTRAEVADVSEAVRQYADALMLSGESAIGPFGQKALSVLRMTSSRMELWNREENRQDVLLQHNLEASLPDRIAEQICNSAATMANNLGLDAIFVYTRHGQMASVISRNRPNPPIFALTNDSSTRMALNLRWGVTPLLVDLSDDMEANITRSVHLLKTKGLIKNGDTVLVVSDIIPTSTTQTVFQSIQVKTIE, encoded by the exons ATGGCTGCTGTGGGAGATTTAGCAGTCAAGTTTGGTGGGATGATCAAGAAAGAGGGGGCTTTTGATTTCAAGAATGGTGTATTTGGTGTCCCAATTAAGAGGAATGAAGTGTGTGCACTTAATTTAAGGAAGCTGAGAGCTGGTGAGTCTAGAATTGGTGGAGTTCAGGCTGTGATGCAAGTAGGAGTTGAGAGTGATGCAGGGGTTTCTCCAGATTCGAAGAGTTTGGAGAGGGCTCTGGGGTTTGATGTGGTTACAGAAGTGGAATTGAGGGAGAAGGGGTTCTTGGGGCTGAGGAAGACGAAGCTCGTGTGCACGATAGGGCCCGCGTGCTGCTCTCTCGATGATCTGGAGAAGCTGGCTATGGGAGGGATGAATGTGGCTAGGCTCAACATGTGCCACAACACCAGGGAGTGGCATCAGGATTTGATTAGGAAGATTAAGAAGTTGAATGAAGAAAAGGGGTTTTGTGTGTCGTTGATGATTGATACTGAGGGTAGTCAGATTCATGTGGTTGATCATGGTTCTCCTTCTACTGTTAAAGCAGAG GAAGGCTCAGTTTGGTTCTTTACCAATGAAAAGTTTGAGGGTTCTCGTCCATTTACGATTCAAGCAAATTATGAAGGTTTTGCTGAAG GCATACAAGTAGGCGATGAAATCGTATTTGATGGAGGAATGGCAACCTTCAAAGTGGTTGAAAAGGTTGGGAATGATCTGCGTTGTCAGTGCACGGACCCTGGCTTGCTCTTGCCACGAGCTAAACTAAGTTTTTGGAGAGATGGGAAGcttgttgaaaaaaattatcagcTTCCTACTCTGTCACCTAAG GATTGGTCCGACATAGATTTCGGGATTTCTGAAGGTGTTGATTTTATTGCTATGTCATTTGTGAATGATGCCAATGCTGTCACGCATCTAAAGAACTATATTTCCACCAAATCCTCCAA ATCGATACAAGTATTGGCGAAGATAGAGAGTTTGGAGGCTCTTCATAAATTGCATGAAATCGTTGCAGCTTCTGATGGAATCATGATAGCAAGAGGAGACCTTGGTGTCGAAATCCCACTAGAACAAATTCCAACAGTACAGGAGGAAATCACCTACGTATGCAGGCAGCTTAATAAGCCAGTATTGGTAGCTTCTCAACTTTTGGAGTCGATGGTTGAATATCCAACCCCAACAAGAGCTGAG GTTGCTGATGTTTCAGAGGCTGTTCGCCAATATGCTGATGCACTGATGCTCTCTGGAGAGTCGGCTATTGGACCATTCGGACAGAAAGCTCTCTCTGTGCTGCGGATGACCAGTAGCCGGATGGAACTGTGGAATCGCGAAGAGAACAGGCAAGACGTTCTGTTACAGCATAATCTCGAAGCATCTTTGCCAGACCGAATTGCTGAGCAAATCTGTAATTCTGCTGCAACAATGG CAAACAACTTAGGGCTTGACGCTATCTTCGTGTACACAAGGCACGGGCAGATGGCATCAGTGATCTCACGCAACCGTCCAAATCCTCCCATATTCGCACTCACAAATGACAGCAGCACGAGGATGGCCCTCAACCTACGTTGGGGAGTCACTCCACTTCTAGTGGATCTATCAGATGATATGGAAGCTAACATCACCAGATCTGTCCATCTTTTGAAGACCAAAGGGCTGATCAAGAATGGCGATACGGTGCTAGTCGTCTCCGACATCATCCCGACCTCCACGACACAGACTGTGTTTCAGTCCATTCAGGTGAAAACTATTGAGTAA
- the LOC125192515 gene encoding uncharacterized protein LOC125192515 isoform X1, with amino-acid sequence MACIQLLKSTPSNSQSKIACFYADFSLQKRRIRLRNSRIQNNYRRFRVTCKVEDGGKQSNGEEPPESLFMKELRRRGMTPTSLLEEKNKDAVREEIKFREEDGGWGYSRRNGITTGAETNLTGQREKSMALNSEGLEGLIPRGKLLLTLGGTFFLAFWPLILVTVALFLVLYLYFGAEFVHDGRDNPVSPSPYVDPYELLEEERMYKTAPPLN; translated from the exons ATGGCATGTATTCAGCTGTTAAAATCAACTCCATCAAATTCACAGTCCAAAATCGCCTGCTTCTACGCGGATTTCAGTTTGCAGAAAAGGAGAATTAGACTTCGGAATTCaagaattcaaaataattacaGGAGATTTAGGGTTACTTGTAAAGTAGAAGATGGTGGTAAACAAAGTAATG GTGAAGAACCTCCCGAGTCTTTATTTATGAAGGAACTAAGACGAAGAGGGATGACCCCCACTTCTTTGCTTGaggaaaagaataaagatGCTGTGAGAGAGGAGATAAAGTTTAGGGAGGAAGATGGGGGGTGGGGTTACTCAAGAAGAAATGGCATCACAACAGGTGCAGAGACAAACCTGACTGGTCAAAGGGAAAAGTCCATGGCGCTTAATAGTGAAGGTCTTGAG GGTTTGATCCCACGTGGAAAACTTCTTCTTACCTTAGGAGGAACATTTTTCCTTGCGTTTTGGCCATTGATTCTTGTAACTGTTGCACTTTTCCTTGTGCTGTATCTG TACTTTGGAGCAGAATTTGTTCACGATGGACGTGATAATCCAGTATCTCCGTCCCCATATGTTGATCCTTATGAATTACTTGAAGAAGAGAGGATGTATAAGACTGCTCCCCCTCTTAATTGA
- the LOC125192515 gene encoding uncharacterized protein LOC125192515 isoform X2, which produces MACIQLLKSTPSNSQSKIACFYADFSLQKRRIRLRNSRIQNNYRRFRVTCKVEDGGKQSNGEEPPESLFMKELRRRGMTPTSLLEEKNKDAVREEIKFREEDGGWGYSRRNGITTGAETNLTGQREKSMALNSEGLEYFGAEFVHDGRDNPVSPSPYVDPYELLEEERMYKTAPPLN; this is translated from the exons ATGGCATGTATTCAGCTGTTAAAATCAACTCCATCAAATTCACAGTCCAAAATCGCCTGCTTCTACGCGGATTTCAGTTTGCAGAAAAGGAGAATTAGACTTCGGAATTCaagaattcaaaataattacaGGAGATTTAGGGTTACTTGTAAAGTAGAAGATGGTGGTAAACAAAGTAATG GTGAAGAACCTCCCGAGTCTTTATTTATGAAGGAACTAAGACGAAGAGGGATGACCCCCACTTCTTTGCTTGaggaaaagaataaagatGCTGTGAGAGAGGAGATAAAGTTTAGGGAGGAAGATGGGGGGTGGGGTTACTCAAGAAGAAATGGCATCACAACAGGTGCAGAGACAAACCTGACTGGTCAAAGGGAAAAGTCCATGGCGCTTAATAGTGAAGGTCTTGAG TACTTTGGAGCAGAATTTGTTCACGATGGACGTGATAATCCAGTATCTCCGTCCCCATATGTTGATCCTTATGAATTACTTGAAGAAGAGAGGATGTATAAGACTGCTCCCCCTCTTAATTGA
- the LOC125192514 gene encoding probable zinc metallopeptidase EGY3, chloroplastic produces the protein MATVLFTSAPCSSSSRIVEQNSPHISSFSSHSSFSKRARQRFNFCVKAENSDKPSSSSSSSVGVEEPKDEVNEKRELRLDNGSISSEHEDETEEREARQEMDWKVDEEFKNFMGNPSIEAAIKLEKKRADRKLKQLDRERSDNPLIAFFNNLVRENVSKEKERLERAEETFKALDLNKLKSCFGFDTFFATDVRRFGDGGIFVGNLRKPIEEVIPKLEKKLSEAAGRDVVVWFMEEKTNDITKQACVVQPKAEMDLQFESTKLSTPWGYLSAVALCVATFGTSALTSGFFLKPDATIDDYLNNVAPLFGGFLTIIAVSEIATRVTAACYGVKLSPSFLVPSTWTGCLGVMNNYESLLPNKKALFDIPVARTASAYLTSLVLTLAAFIADGSFNGGDNALYIRPQFFYNNPLLSFIQYVVGPYTDDLGNVLPYAVEGVGVPVDPLAFAGLLGMVVTSLNLLPCGRLEGGRIAQAMLGRNSATLLSFATSLLLGIGGLSGSVLCLAWGLFATFFRGGEEIPAKDEITPLGDDRFAWGCVLFLICFLTLFPNVGGTSTSYFGGPFFRGDL, from the exons ATGGCAACTGTTCTCTTCACTTCAGCTCCGTGCTCCTCTTCTTCGCGGATTGTCGAGCAAAACTCGCCTCACATCTCATCCTTTTCTTCTCACTCTTCCTTTTCCAAAAGGGCGCGccaaagattcaatttttgtgtgAAAGCTGAGAATTCAGATAAGCCCTCTTCATCTTCGTCTTCGTCCGTGGGGGTGGAGGAACCGAAAGATGAAGTGAATGAGAAGAGAGAATTGCGCTTAGATAATGGTTCAATTAGCTCCGAGCACGAGGATGAGACGGAGGAGAGAGAAGCGCGGCAAGAAATGGACTGGAAAGTTGATGAGGAGTTCAAGAATTTCATGGGGAACCCCTCGATTGAGGCTGCAATCAAGCTAGAGAAGAAGAGGGCTGATCGGAAGCTCAAGCAGCTTGATCGAGAAAGGAGTGATAACCCTCTAATTGCTTTCTTCAACAATCTGGTTCGTGAAAATGTGtcgaaagagaaagaaaggttGGAGAGAGCGGAAGAGACCTTCAAGGCTCTTGATCTTAACAAG CTGAAGAGCTGTTTTGGATTCGATACGTTCTTCGCGACGGATGTTAGGAGGTTTGGAGATGGTGGGATTTTTGTTGGGAATTTGAGAAAACCGATAGAAGAAGTGATACCTAAGTTGGAGAAGAAGTTGTCGGAAGCTGCAGGGAGGGACGTGGTGGTGTGGTTTATGGAGGAGAAAACAAATGATATCACTAAACAG GCATGTGTAGTGCAGCCCAAGGCCGAGATGGATCTCCAGTTTGAATCTACGAAACTAAGTACTCCGTGGGGTTATCTTAGTGCAGTAGCACTATGTGTTGCAACATTTGGGACAAGTGCTTTGACAAGTGGCTTTTTCCTGAAGCCTGATGCTACCATTGACGACTACCTGAATAATGTTGCGCCTCTATTTGGTGGATTCTTGACCATTATTGCGGTCTCTGAG ATTGCAACAAGGGTGACTGCTGCTTGTTATGGAGTTAAACTCAGTCCATCCTTTCTCGTTCCATCAACTTGGACTGGATGCCTCGGTGTAATGAATAACTATGAGTCTCTACTTCCCAATAAGAAGGCTTTGTTTGACATTCCTGTTGCACGAACAGCCAGTGCTTATCTGACATCATTGGTCCTCACTCTTGCTGCATTTATAGCCGATGGTAGCTTTAATGGGGGTGACAACGCACT ATACATAAGGCCTCAGTTCTTTTACAACAATCCCCTTCTTTCCTTTATACAATACGTTGTAGGCCCATACACGGACGACCTTGGCAATGTGCTGCCATATGCAGTTGAAGGTGTGGGAGTCCCCGTCGATCCTCTTGCTTTCGCTGGACTGCTAG GCATGGTTGTGACTTCTTTGAACTTGCTCCCTTGTGGGAGACTTGAAGGAGGACGTATTGCCCAAGCTATGTTGGGACGTAACAGTGCCACTTTGTTATCTTTTGCGACTTCCCTCCTGCTAGGGATTGGCGGCTTAAGTGGAAGCGTGCTGTGTTTGGCGTGGGGGCTCTTCGCGACTTTCTTCCGAGGAGGAGAGGAGATCCCTGCAAAGGACGAGATTACCCCGTTAGGAGACGACAGGTTTGCTTGGGGGTGTGTGCTCTTCCTCATATGTTTCCTCACCCTCTTCCCTAATGTAGGGGGAACTTCCACCTCATATTTTGGAGGACCATTTTTCAGGGGTGATTTGTAG